A genomic region of Mus pahari chromosome 22, PAHARI_EIJ_v1.1, whole genome shotgun sequence contains the following coding sequences:
- the Ints8 gene encoding integrator complex subunit 8, protein MSAEAADREAATSSRPCTPPQTCWFEFLLEESLLEKHLRKACPDPAPVQLIVQFLEQASKPSVNEQNQVQPPPDNKRNRILKLLALKVAAHLKWDLDILEKSLSVPVLNMLLNELLCISKVPPGTKHVDMDLSALPPTTAMAILLYNRWAIRTIVQSSFPVKQAKPGPPQLNVMNQMQQEKELTENILKVLKEQAADSILVLEAALKLNKDLYVHTMRTLDLLAVEPGTVNGETENSTAGLKIRTEEMQCQVCFDLGAAYFQQGSTDSAVYENAREKFFRTKELIAEIGSLSLHCTIDEKRLAGYCQACDVLVPSSDNNSQQLTPYSQVHICLRSGSYQEVVQIFIEDNLTFTLPVQFRQSVLRELFQKAQRGNEALDEICFKICVCNTVRDILEGRTISVQFNQLFLRPNKEKIDFLLEVCSRSINVEKASDSLKGNMAAFLKNVCLGLEDLQYVFMISSHELFITLLKDEERKLLVDQMRKRSPRVNLCIKPVTSFYDIPASASVNIGQLEHQLILSVDPWRIRQILIELHGMTSERQFWTVSNKWEVPSVYSSVILGIKDNLTRDLVYILMAKGLHCSTVKDFPHSKQLFTACLELVTEFSPKLRQVMLNEMLLLDIRTHEAGVGQSGERPPSDLISRVRGYLEMRLPDIPLRQVVAEECVAFMLNWRENEYLTLQVPAFLFQNNPYVKLGQLLAATCKELPGPKESRRTAKDLWEVVVQICSVSNQHKRGSDGRVSLIKQRESTLGIMYRSELLSFIKKLRDPLVLTIILSLFVKLHNVREDIVNDITAEHISIWPSSIPNLQSVDFEAVAVTVKELVRYTLSINPNNHAWLIIQADIYFATNQHSAALHYYLQAGAVCSDFFNKAVPPDVYTDQVIKRMIKCCSLLNCHTQVAILCQFLREIDYKTAFKSLQEQNSHDAMDSYYDYIWDVTILEYLTYLHHKRGETDKRQIAIKAIGQTELNASNPEEVLQLAAQRRKKKFLQAMAKLYF, encoded by the exons ATCCTGCACCAGTTCAGCTTATAGTTCAGTTTTTGGAGCAGGCTTCCAAACCTTCAGTTAATGAGCAAAACCAAGTCCAGCCTCCACCCGATAACAAGAGAAATCGAATCCTAAAGCTTCTTGCTCTTAAAGTTGCTGCACATTTGAAGTGGGATTTAGACATACTGGAGAAAAG cCTGTCTGTTCCGGTGCTGAACATGCTGCTGAATGAGCTCCTGTGCATCAGTAAGGTCCCTCCGGGGACCAAGCATGTGGACATGGATCTGTCAGCCCTGCCCCCAACCACTGCCATGGCTATCCTGCTCTACAACCGGTG ggcaaTTAGGACAATTGTTCAAAGTAGTTTTCCTGTCAAACAGGCTAAACCTGGACCCCCTCAACTAAATGT CATGAATCAGATGCAACAGGAAAAAGAACTgacagaaaacattttgaaagtg CTGAAAGAACAAGCTGCTGATTCTATTTTAGTCCTGGAAGCAGCTCTGAAATTAAACAAGGATCTGTATGTTCATACGATGAGAACTCTAGACTTACTGGCTGTGGAACCAGGCACGGtgaatggggaaactgagaatTCTACGGCTGGGTTGAAAATCAGAACTGAGGAGATGCAGTGCCAG GTGTGTTTTGACTTGGGTGCAGCATacttccagcaaggctccacagATTCAGCTGTCTATGAAAACGCGCGAGAGAAGTTTTTTAGAACTAAAGAACTAATTGCAGAG ATAGGTTCGTTATCTCTTCATTGTACCATAGATGAGAAGCGCTTAGCTGGCTATTGTCAAGCGTGTGATGTTCTTGTACCTTCTTCTGATAATAACTCTCAACAATTGACTCCATACAGTCAAGTCCATATTTGTTTACGATCTGGCAGCTATCAG GAGGTAGTACAGATTTTCATTGAAGATAACTTAACTTTCACTTTACCAGTCCAGTTCCGGCAATCAGTATTAAGGGAACTTTTTCAGAAAGCTCAACGGGG AAATGAAGCTCTAGatgaaatctgttttaaaatttgtgtctGCAACACAGTACGAGATATACTGGAAGGAAGAACAATTAGTGTCCAGTTTAATCAATTATTTCttagaccaaacaaagaaaaaatagattttcttcttGAG GTATGTTCAAGATCAATAAACGTAGAAAAAGCTTCAGATTCTTTGAAAGGAAACATGGCTGCTTTTCTAAA GAATGTGTGTCTGGGGTTGGAAGATCTGCAGTATGTCTTCATGATTTCTTCACATGAACTTTTCATTACATTGTTGAAAGATGAAGAACGAAAGCTGCTTGTTGATCAAATGAGAAAGAGATCCCCGAGAGTAAATCTGTGCATTAAACCTGTGACTTCATTTTATGATATCCCAG CCTCAGCAAGTGTCAACATTGGCCAGTTGGAGCATCAGCTTATATTATCGGTGGATCCCTGGCGGATTAGACAGATTTTAATTGAATTACATGGTATGACTTCAGAGCGACAGTTTTGGACTGTGTCAAATAAg tgggAAGTACCTTCTGTATACAGTAGTGTTATCCTAGGAATTAAGGACAATTTAACAAGAGATTTGGTTTACATTCTCATGGCCAAAGGTTTACACTGCAGTACTGTTAAG GACTTTCCCCATTCCAAACAGCTATTCACAGCTTGTTTGGAGCTGGTAACAGAGTTCTCACCAAAGCTCCGACAGGTTATGCTGAATGAGATGCTACTTTTAGATATTCGCACTCACGAAGCCGGAGTGGGGCAGTCAGGAGAGAGACCTCCTTCTGACCTTATCAGTAGGGTACGAGGATATTTGGAAATGAGGCTTCCTG ATATTCCTCTTCGTCAAGTTGTAGCTGAAGAGTGTGTTGCTTTTATGTTaaactggagagaaaatgaataTCTTACTCTGCAAGTTCctgcatttttatttcagaataatCCATATGTAAAG CTTGGACAGCTTTTAGCAGCCACCTGCAAAGAACTTCCAGGCCCTAAAGAGAGTAGACGGACTGCTAAAGACCTTTGGGAAGTTGTTGTTCAGATCTGCAGTGTGTCTAACCAGCACAAACGAGGAAGTGACGGCAGAGTTAGTTTGATAAAGCAGAGAGAATCCACATTAGGCATAATGTATCG gagtGAACTACTTTCTTTTATCAAAAAATTACGg GACCCGCTGGTTCTGACGATTATATTATCACTCTTTGTGAAGCTTCACAACGTTCGG gaGGACATTGTGAATGATATCACAGCCGAGCACATTTCTATCTGGCCATCTTCCATACCTAA CCTCCAATCTGTGGATTTTGAAGCTGTAGCAGTCACCGTGAAAGAGCTAGTTCGATATACACTCAGTATAAATCCAAACAACCATGCTTGGCTGATTATTCAAGCGGATATTTATTTTG CAACAAATCAGCATTCGGCAGCTCTTCACTATTACCTCCAGGCAGGAGCTGTGTGTTCCGACTTCTTTAATAAGGCTGTGCCCCCTGATGTATATACAGACCAA GTGATAAAACGAATGATAAAATGCTGTTCTTTGCTGAATTGTCATACACAG GTGGCAATTTTATGTCAGTTCCTCAGAGAAATTGACTACAAAACAGCCTTCAAGTCATTGCAGGAACAAAACAG CCATGATGCTATGGATTCCTACTATGACTACATTTGGGACGTCACAATCTTGGAGTACTTGACTT ATCTTCATCataaaagaggagaaacagaTAAAAGACAAATTGCA